In the genome of Bradyrhizobium arachidis, one region contains:
- the livM gene encoding high-affinity branched-chain amino acid ABC transporter permease LivM — translation MTALSPATASASRSAGILPLLKTAFVNALVALVLFSLMVGIRTEAGSDGQLTYWTRFGELASLVAAVFGGSIVIELLRQWIGPTGAEKLVPPAVQSGMSFIGRYLAPALLIFTLLVPVIFYNQRYILDLAILVLTYVMLGWGLNVVVGLAGLLDLGYVAFYAVGAYSYGLLATNFGWSFWICLPLAGILAAFWGVLLGFPVLRLRGDYLAIVTLAFGEIIRLVIINWQELTGGPNGVSGIPRPSFFGIPLDNSDDGLAAKLGIEYSPTHRIVFLFYLILALALLTNWVTIRLRRLPIGRAWEALREDEVACRALGINTTTTKLTAFATGAMFGGFAGAFFATRQGFISPESFTFQESALVLAIVVLGGMGSQLGVALAALAMIGGFELFRSLEGYRMLVFGMAMVLIMIWRPRGLIGHRAPTVYLTKAQAISSDLVKEGHG, via the coding sequence GTGACAGCCCTCTCGCCAGCAACCGCATCCGCAAGTCGCTCCGCCGGCATCCTCCCCCTTCTGAAGACAGCCTTCGTCAATGCGCTGGTCGCGCTGGTTCTGTTCTCGCTGATGGTCGGCATCCGCACCGAGGCGGGCTCCGACGGCCAGCTCACCTACTGGACACGCTTCGGCGAGCTTGCATCCCTCGTTGCCGCGGTGTTCGGCGGCTCGATCGTGATCGAGCTGCTGCGGCAATGGATCGGTCCGACCGGCGCCGAGAAGCTGGTGCCGCCAGCCGTGCAGAGCGGAATGTCGTTCATCGGCCGCTATCTGGCGCCCGCGCTCTTGATCTTCACGCTGCTGGTGCCTGTCATCTTCTATAACCAGCGCTACATCCTCGACCTTGCCATCCTCGTGCTCACCTATGTCATGCTGGGCTGGGGATTGAACGTCGTGGTCGGCCTCGCCGGCCTGCTCGACCTCGGCTACGTCGCCTTCTATGCGGTCGGCGCCTATTCCTACGGGCTGCTCGCCACCAATTTCGGCTGGTCGTTCTGGATCTGCCTGCCGCTCGCCGGCATCCTCGCCGCGTTCTGGGGCGTGCTGCTGGGCTTCCCCGTACTGCGGCTGCGTGGCGACTATCTCGCCATCGTGACGCTCGCCTTCGGCGAGATCATCCGTCTCGTCATCATCAACTGGCAGGAGCTGACCGGCGGCCCCAACGGCGTCTCCGGCATTCCGCGTCCCTCCTTTTTCGGAATCCCGCTCGACAACAGCGACGACGGCTTGGCGGCCAAGCTCGGCATCGAGTACTCGCCGACCCACCGCATCGTCTTCCTGTTCTATCTGATCCTGGCGCTGGCCCTGCTCACCAACTGGGTGACGATCCGCCTGCGCCGCCTGCCGATCGGCCGGGCCTGGGAAGCATTGCGCGAGGACGAGGTCGCCTGCCGCGCGCTCGGCATCAACACCACGACCACCAAGCTCACGGCGTTCGCGACCGGCGCAATGTTCGGCGGCTTTGCCGGCGCGTTCTTTGCCACGCGCCAGGGCTTCATCAGCCCAGAATCCTTCACCTTCCAGGAATCGGCGCTGGTGCTCGCCATCGTCGTGCTCGGCGGCATGGGCTCGCAGCTCGGCGTTGCGCTCGCGGCGCTTGCCATGATCGGCGGCTTCGAGCTGTTCCGGAGCCTCGAGGGCTACCGCATGCTGGTGTTCGGCATGGCCATGGTGCTGATCATGATCTGGCGGCCGCGCGGGCTGATCGGCCATCGCGCCCCGACCGTGTACCTGACCAAGGCGCAGGCGATCTCCTCCGACCTCGTCAAGGAAGGGCACGGATGA
- a CDS encoding PAS domain S-box protein has protein sequence MKSAKMAKTGRREVDVPATIDRSTFLSTLPATSTDRSAALWIVGVSSVLFALAVPFAGIPLLPVPAFVASYQSALAVSDIVTAVLLLSQFAVLRTRALQWLATGYLFTAAAALVHALTFPGLFAPAGLFGAGSQTTVWLYMIWHGGFPLFVLGYAWLKEKDGGPRIQGTMSAAIYASVFGVIAAMGVFAWIVTTQHDLLPVLLRDGRYTPTMIGVVSFVWSLSFAALVSLWFRRPHSVIDVWLMVVMCAWLFDIALSAIVNVARFDLGFYAGRLYGLCSATFVLAVLLVENVRLQAQTAGMVDALKRQSDEERNYHVERERLFTAVVASSNDAIITKSLDGTITTWNNAAERVFGYSANEAIGRPIDIIMPEDQRDDVAENLARTRNGEVIDQQETVRLHKSGQPIDVVLSQVPLRSTDGKIIGASKVARDITERKRTETALNREIEERQRIFETSQDLILVTDGFGNFIQVSPSVKAILGFSPEDMVGHSAVEFIHPDDLENTRNEMRAARRGAVKRSFEARYYHYDGHEVTLNWMGTWSEPVKRHFFIGRDLTEKQAAEAQLRQVQKMDSIGQLTGGVAHDFNNVLTVITGTIGILADAVADRPELAAITKLIDDAAERGAQLTKHLLAFARKQPLQPREIDVNALALEAAKLLHPTLGEQITIMPQLTEDAWPTLVDPGQLSTAILNLALNARDAMPDGGTLVLETRNVFLDDGYASMNPDVAAGNYVMIAVSDTGSGIPAELIDRVFDPFFTTKEVGKGTGLGLSMVFGFVKQSGGHIKIYSEEGHGTSVKIYLPRSSGVQETEYEALQNVPIAGGDEKILIVEDDALVRQYVVTQIKSLGYTALEAGNAAEALTIIDADDNIDLLFTDVIMPGNMNGRQLADEAARRRPDLKTLFTSGYTENAIVHHGRLDSGVLLLAKPYRKSELAKMLRTALVS, from the coding sequence ATGAAGTCGGCGAAGATGGCGAAGACCGGTCGGCGAGAGGTGGACGTGCCCGCAACGATAGACCGAAGCACATTCCTTTCGACCCTGCCGGCCACCTCGACTGACCGCAGCGCAGCATTGTGGATCGTCGGCGTGTCCTCGGTCCTGTTCGCGCTGGCTGTTCCTTTCGCGGGTATCCCGCTGCTGCCGGTCCCGGCTTTCGTGGCGAGTTACCAATCCGCCCTCGCCGTCAGCGATATCGTCACGGCCGTGCTGCTGCTGTCGCAGTTTGCGGTCTTGCGGACCCGCGCGCTGCAATGGCTCGCGACCGGCTACCTGTTCACCGCCGCAGCCGCGCTGGTCCATGCCCTCACCTTCCCGGGCCTGTTCGCCCCGGCCGGGCTTTTCGGCGCAGGCAGCCAGACCACGGTCTGGCTCTACATGATCTGGCACGGCGGCTTCCCGCTGTTCGTGCTGGGCTATGCCTGGCTGAAGGAAAAGGACGGCGGCCCCAGGATCCAGGGCACGATGAGTGCAGCGATCTACGCCTCCGTCTTCGGCGTCATCGCCGCGATGGGCGTGTTCGCCTGGATCGTCACCACTCAGCACGATCTGTTGCCGGTCCTGCTGCGCGATGGCCGCTACACGCCGACCATGATCGGCGTCGTGTCCTTCGTGTGGTCCTTGAGCTTCGCTGCGCTCGTCTCGCTCTGGTTCCGCAGGCCGCATTCGGTGATCGACGTCTGGCTCATGGTGGTCATGTGCGCCTGGCTGTTCGACATCGCGCTCTCGGCGATCGTCAACGTCGCCCGCTTCGATCTCGGCTTCTACGCCGGCCGCCTCTACGGCCTCTGCTCGGCGACCTTCGTTCTGGCCGTGCTGCTGGTTGAGAATGTCCGTCTCCAGGCGCAGACCGCGGGCATGGTCGACGCATTGAAGCGCCAATCGGATGAGGAGCGCAATTATCATGTCGAGCGCGAGCGGTTGTTCACCGCCGTCGTCGCATCCTCCAACGACGCCATCATCACCAAGTCGCTCGACGGCACTATCACGACCTGGAACAACGCGGCCGAGCGCGTCTTCGGCTACTCCGCCAACGAGGCGATCGGCCGTCCCATCGACATCATTATGCCGGAGGATCAGCGCGACGACGTCGCCGAGAACCTGGCCCGCACGCGCAACGGCGAGGTCATCGACCAGCAGGAGACGGTGCGGCTGCACAAGAGCGGCCAGCCGATCGACGTGGTGCTGAGCCAGGTCCCGCTGCGATCGACCGACGGCAAGATCATCGGCGCCTCCAAGGTGGCCCGCGACATCACCGAGCGGAAGCGGACCGAGACAGCGCTCAACCGCGAGATCGAGGAGCGCCAGCGCATCTTCGAGACCTCCCAGGACCTCATCCTGGTCACCGACGGTTTTGGCAATTTCATCCAGGTCAGCCCCAGCGTGAAGGCCATCCTGGGCTTCAGCCCGGAGGACATGGTCGGGCACAGCGCCGTCGAGTTCATCCACCCCGATGACCTCGAGAACACCCGGAACGAGATGCGGGCGGCCCGGCGCGGCGCAGTCAAGCGCAGCTTCGAGGCGCGCTACTATCACTATGACGGCCACGAGGTGACGCTGAACTGGATGGGCACCTGGTCCGAGCCGGTGAAACGCCATTTCTTCATCGGCCGCGACCTCACCGAAAAGCAGGCCGCCGAGGCCCAGCTCAGGCAGGTCCAGAAGATGGACTCCATCGGCCAATTGACCGGCGGCGTCGCCCACGACTTCAACAACGTGCTGACGGTCATCACCGGCACGATCGGAATCCTGGCCGACGCCGTCGCCGACCGACCCGAGCTTGCCGCCATCACCAAGCTGATCGACGATGCCGCCGAGCGCGGCGCGCAACTGACCAAGCATCTGCTCGCCTTCGCCCGCAAACAGCCGCTCCAGCCGCGCGAGATCGACGTCAACGCGCTGGCGCTCGAGGCGGCCAAGCTGCTGCATCCGACACTGGGCGAGCAGATCACGATCATGCCGCAGCTGACCGAGGATGCCTGGCCGACGCTGGTCGATCCGGGCCAGCTCTCCACCGCGATCCTCAATCTCGCGTTGAACGCGCGCGACGCCATGCCCGACGGCGGCACCCTGGTGCTGGAGACCCGCAACGTCTTCCTCGACGACGGCTATGCCAGCATGAATCCCGACGTCGCCGCCGGCAATTACGTGATGATCGCGGTCAGCGACACCGGCAGCGGAATTCCGGCTGAACTGATCGACCGCGTGTTCGATCCGTTCTTCACCACCAAGGAGGTCGGCAAGGGCACGGGCCTCGGGCTCAGCATGGTGTTCGGCTTCGTCAAGCAGTCCGGCGGCCACATCAAGATCTACAGCGAGGAAGGCCACGGCACCAGCGTGAAGATCTACCTGCCGCGATCGAGCGGCGTGCAGGAGACCGAGTACGAGGCGCTGCAGAACGTGCCCATCGCCGGCGGCGACGAGAAGATCCTGATCGTCGAGGACGACGCCTTGGTGCGGCAGTATGTCGTGACCCAGATCAAGAGCCTCGGCTATACCGCGCTCGAAGCCGGCAATGCGGCCGAAGCCCTCACCATCATCGACGCCGACGACAACATCGACCTGCTGTTCACCGACGTCATCATGCCCGGCAACATGAACGGGCGGCAGCTCGCCGACGAGGCGGCGCGGCGGCGACCCGACCTGAAGACGCTGTTCACCTCGGGCTATACCGAGAACGCCATCGTCCACCACGGCCGGCTCGATTCCGGCGTGCTGCTGTTGGCCAAGCCCTACCGCAAGTCCGAGCTCGCCAAGATGCTCAGGACGGCGCTGGTGAGTTGA
- a CDS encoding ABC transporter ATP-binding protein: MTSSTPLLAIRSLRAAYGKIEALKGVDVEINAGEIVALIGANGAGKSTLMMTIFGKPRARSGQILYEGRDITGVPTHEIAHLRIAQSPEGRRIFPRMSVAENLQMGADATGCTDAERETTLQRVFTLFPRLKERYAQRGGTLSGGEQQMLAIGRALMSRPRLLLLDEPSLGLAPLIARQIFDAIRTLNRQDGLTVLIVEQNANHALKLAHRGYVMVNGLITLAGSGAELLQRPEIRAAYLEGGRHG, translated from the coding sequence GTGACGTCGTCCACTCCCCTGCTCGCGATCCGGTCCTTGCGCGCCGCCTACGGCAAGATCGAGGCGCTGAAGGGCGTCGATGTCGAGATCAATGCCGGCGAGATCGTGGCGCTGATCGGCGCCAACGGAGCCGGCAAGTCGACGCTGATGATGACGATCTTCGGCAAGCCGCGCGCCCGCTCAGGCCAGATCCTGTACGAAGGCCGCGACATCACCGGCGTTCCCACCCACGAGATCGCGCATTTGCGCATCGCACAGTCGCCGGAAGGACGCCGCATTTTCCCGCGCATGAGCGTCGCCGAGAACCTCCAGATGGGCGCGGACGCCACCGGATGCACGGACGCCGAACGCGAGACGACACTGCAACGCGTCTTCACGCTGTTCCCGCGGCTGAAGGAACGCTACGCCCAGCGCGGCGGAACCCTGTCCGGCGGCGAGCAGCAGATGCTGGCGATCGGCCGCGCCTTGATGAGCCGGCCGCGCCTGCTGCTGCTCGACGAGCCCTCGCTGGGGCTGGCGCCGCTGATCGCCCGCCAGATTTTCGATGCGATCCGCACCCTGAACCGGCAGGACGGGCTGACCGTGCTGATCGTCGAGCAGAACGCCAACCATGCGCTCAAGCTCGCCCATCGCGGCTATGTCATGGTCAATGGCCTGATCACGCTGGCTGGCAGCGGCGCCGAATTGTTGCAGCGCCCCGAGATCCGCGCCGCCTACCTCGAAGGCGGCCGGCACGGCTGA
- a CDS encoding response regulator, whose product MPRVLIIDDQKDVRAMIAIVLRVNRFEVVEAESGAAGLKAFADEPFDAAIVDIFLGDTSGVEVIATLRERAPGLPVIAASGMTALDFMEQSSHLANVVCLQKPFRPNDLLQALRKAQAAAGGELPAAV is encoded by the coding sequence ATGCCCCGCGTTCTCATCATCGACGACCAGAAGGATGTCCGCGCGATGATCGCGATCGTGCTGCGGGTCAATCGTTTCGAGGTCGTGGAGGCGGAGAGCGGCGCTGCGGGGCTGAAAGCCTTTGCGGACGAGCCGTTCGACGCGGCGATCGTGGACATCTTCCTTGGTGACACCAGCGGCGTCGAGGTGATCGCGACCCTGCGCGAGCGTGCGCCGGGGCTCCCCGTCATCGCAGCGTCCGGGATGACGGCACTCGACTTCATGGAACAATCGTCCCACCTCGCCAACGTGGTCTGCCTGCAAAAGCCGTTTCGGCCGAACGATCTGCTGCAAGCGCTGCGGAAGGCCCAGGCCGCGGCCGGCGGCGAGCTGCCCGCGGCCGTCTGA
- a CDS encoding branched-chain amino acid ABC transporter substrate-binding protein — protein MKSLKLIGLAFGASLALSSAAFAQDVTVAVAGPMTGGESAFGRQMKNGAEMAVADINAAGGVNGKKLALDVEDDACDPKQARSVAEKIASAKMPFVAGHYCSSSSIPASEAYADGNVLQITPASTNPTFTERKLWNVARVCGRDDQQGLIAAQYIAKNFKGKNIAILNDKTTYGKGLADETKKALNKAGITEKMYESYNKGDKDFNAIVSRLKRDNIDLVYVGGYHQESGLILRQMRDQGLKTILMAGDALADKEYASITGPAGEGTLFTFGPDPRNKPTAKKIVEAFKAKGIDPEGYTLYTYAAMQVWSQAAKKAGTTDAKKVMEAMKAGKWDTVIGPIEYDAKGDIKQIDYVVYKWDAKGGYAEVSGQGT, from the coding sequence ATGAAATCACTGAAGCTCATCGGTCTGGCATTCGGCGCATCGCTCGCGCTGTCGAGCGCGGCATTCGCGCAGGATGTCACCGTCGCAGTCGCAGGCCCGATGACCGGCGGCGAGTCCGCCTTCGGCCGCCAGATGAAGAACGGCGCCGAGATGGCCGTGGCCGATATCAACGCCGCCGGCGGCGTCAACGGCAAGAAGCTCGCGCTCGACGTCGAGGACGACGCCTGCGATCCGAAGCAGGCGCGCTCCGTCGCCGAGAAGATCGCCAGCGCCAAGATGCCGTTCGTCGCCGGGCATTACTGCTCCTCGTCGTCGATCCCGGCCTCGGAAGCCTATGCCGACGGCAACGTGCTCCAGATCACCCCTGCCTCGACCAACCCGACCTTCACCGAGCGCAAGCTCTGGAACGTGGCGCGCGTCTGCGGCCGCGACGATCAGCAGGGCCTGATCGCGGCGCAGTACATCGCCAAGAATTTCAAGGGCAAGAACATCGCCATCCTCAACGACAAGACCACCTACGGCAAGGGTCTTGCCGACGAGACCAAGAAGGCGCTCAACAAGGCCGGCATCACCGAGAAGATGTACGAGTCCTACAACAAGGGCGACAAGGACTTCAACGCGATCGTCTCGCGCCTGAAGCGCGACAACATCGATCTCGTCTATGTCGGCGGCTATCATCAGGAGAGCGGCCTGATCTTGCGTCAGATGCGCGACCAGGGCCTCAAGACGATCCTGATGGCCGGCGACGCGCTCGCCGACAAGGAGTACGCCTCCATCACCGGCCCGGCCGGCGAAGGCACGCTGTTCACCTTCGGCCCCGACCCGCGCAACAAGCCGACCGCCAAGAAGATCGTCGAAGCCTTCAAGGCCAAGGGCATCGATCCCGAAGGCTACACGCTCTACACCTATGCGGCGATGCAGGTCTGGTCGCAGGCGGCCAAGAAGGCCGGCACCACCGACGCCAAGAAGGTCATGGAAGCGATGAAGGCCGGCAAGTGGGACACCGTGATCGGCCCGATCGAGTATGACGCCAAGGGCGACATCAAGCAGATCGATTATGTCGTCTACAAATGGGACGCCAAGGGCGGCTACGCCGAGGTCAGCGGCCAGGGCACGTAA
- a CDS encoding P1 family peptidase: protein MNNLLTDIAGVRVGHAEDAKIASGVTAVVFDQPAVAAIDVRGGGPGTREDALLDLANTVERVDAIALSGGSAFGLETGGGVQAWLAEQGRGFRVREALIPIVPGAILFDLLNGGDKAWGRFAPYRDLGYAAAASAAASDFALGSVGAGFGATTATLKGGLGSASAVTSSGARVAAIIAVNAVGSVTVGDGPWFWAAPFEVTGEFGGRGLPNKFTEDMLRMRIKGGPAAAERENTTIGVVVTDATLTKPQAKRLAMIAHTGFARAIYPVHAPNDGDVLFAAATCEKPVEPLVGLTELGMVAANVVARAIARGVYSATALPFPGAQPAWKDRFG, encoded by the coding sequence GTGAACAACCTTCTGACCGACATCGCCGGCGTCCGCGTCGGCCATGCCGAAGATGCGAAAATCGCCTCGGGCGTGACGGCGGTCGTGTTCGACCAGCCGGCCGTTGCGGCGATCGACGTGCGCGGCGGCGGCCCCGGCACCCGCGAGGATGCCCTGCTCGACCTCGCCAACACGGTCGAGCGCGTCGATGCAATCGCGCTGTCGGGCGGCTCGGCCTTCGGACTGGAGACCGGCGGGGGCGTCCAGGCCTGGCTCGCCGAGCAGGGCCGCGGTTTCCGCGTCCGCGAGGCGCTGATCCCGATTGTGCCGGGCGCAATCCTGTTCGATCTGCTCAATGGCGGCGACAAGGCCTGGGGGCGCTTTGCGCCCTATCGCGACCTTGGCTACGCCGCGGCAGCTTCGGCCGCCGCATCCGATTTTGCGCTCGGCAGCGTTGGCGCCGGTTTTGGCGCCACGACGGCGACCCTCAAGGGCGGGCTCGGCTCGGCGTCCGCCGTCACGAGCAGCGGCGCCAGGGTGGCGGCCATCATCGCCGTCAATGCGGTCGGCAGCGTCACCGTCGGCGACGGCCCATGGTTCTGGGCGGCGCCGTTCGAGGTGACGGGCGAGTTCGGCGGACGCGGCCTACCAAACAAGTTCACGGAGGACATGCTCCGGATGCGCATCAAGGGCGGCCCCGCCGCAGCCGAGCGCGAGAACACCACGATCGGGGTCGTCGTCACCGACGCCACGCTGACCAAACCCCAGGCCAAGCGCCTTGCCATGATCGCGCACACCGGTTTTGCCCGCGCGATCTATCCGGTGCATGCGCCGAACGACGGCGACGTGCTGTTCGCAGCCGCGACCTGCGAGAAGCCGGTCGAGCCGCTCGTCGGCCTCACCGAGCTCGGCATGGTCGCCGCCAACGTGGTCGCGCGCGCGATCGCCCGTGGCGTCTACAGCGCGACCGCACTGCCGTTCCCGGGCGCGCAGCCGGCGTGGAAGGATCGGTTCGGCTAA
- a CDS encoding ABC transporter ATP-binding protein has product MSGDKILSVDRLTMRFGGIVAVQDLSFAAERKRITALIGPNGAGKTTVFNCITGFYKPSGGAIRLTHDDGRVIALERLNDFRIAKQAKVARTFQNIRLFPGMTALENLMVAQHNALMRASGFTLLGLVGAPVYREAEKQAIDLATDWLRRVNLLDRADDAAGNLAYGDQRRLEIARAMCTEPALLCLDEPAAGLNARESAALSELLLSIRNDGTSILLIEHDMSVVMEISDHIVVMDHGVKIAEGSPREVRDDPKVIAAYLGTDEDEAAAVMESGS; this is encoded by the coding sequence ATGAGCGGCGACAAGATCCTCAGTGTCGACCGGCTCACCATGCGCTTCGGCGGCATCGTCGCCGTGCAGGACCTCTCTTTCGCCGCCGAGCGCAAGAGGATCACCGCTTTGATCGGGCCGAACGGCGCCGGCAAGACCACCGTGTTCAACTGCATCACCGGCTTCTACAAGCCGAGCGGCGGCGCCATCCGTCTCACCCATGACGACGGCAGGGTGATCGCGCTGGAGCGGCTGAACGATTTTCGCATCGCCAAGCAGGCCAAGGTGGCCCGCACCTTCCAGAACATCCGCCTGTTTCCCGGCATGACCGCGCTGGAGAACCTGATGGTGGCGCAGCACAACGCCTTGATGCGCGCCTCCGGCTTCACCTTGCTCGGCCTCGTCGGCGCTCCGGTCTACCGGGAGGCCGAAAAGCAGGCGATCGACCTCGCCACCGACTGGCTGAGGCGCGTCAACCTGCTCGACCGCGCCGATGACGCTGCCGGAAATCTCGCCTATGGCGACCAGCGCCGGCTCGAGATCGCGCGCGCGATGTGCACCGAGCCCGCGCTATTGTGCCTGGACGAGCCCGCCGCCGGCCTCAACGCGCGCGAGAGCGCCGCTCTCAGCGAGCTGCTGCTCTCGATCCGCAACGATGGCACCTCGATCCTGCTGATCGAGCACGACATGTCGGTGGTGATGGAGATCTCCGACCACATCGTGGTGATGGATCACGGCGTCAAGATCGCCGAAGGCTCGCCCCGCGAGGTCCGCGACGATCCCAAGGTGATCGCCGCCTATCTCGGCACCGACGAGGACGAGGCCGCGGCGGTGATGGAGAGCGGGTCGTGA
- a CDS encoding EF-hand domain-containing protein: protein MLFALGAVSSALDAIQSLTNSKSSSSTQKTGSSQGAATNPFAIDSGNSTSSGATSSVNAGNCAQISPETMSALIAAQSQSSDTTGSATSSTSSSSTSSTSTSRDAALKDLFSQIDADGDGNITQSEFENALGAGGTNLAQADDVFSKMDTNSDGSVSLDEMSKALKSSHHGHHAHGASGSGDASGSGSDSSSSSSGGSTSTTTTNADGSTTTTVTYADGFKMSTTVPGASSSSNANGGGNSPYDWFGQMMQRQAQSAAGSAASSMSMSV, encoded by the coding sequence ATGTTGTTCGCCCTTGGTGCCGTATCGAGCGCGCTCGACGCGATCCAATCGCTGACGAACTCGAAATCGTCCTCCTCGACGCAGAAGACCGGATCTTCGCAAGGCGCAGCGACCAATCCGTTCGCAATCGACAGCGGCAACAGCACGAGCAGCGGCGCGACCTCGTCGGTCAATGCGGGCAATTGCGCGCAGATCTCGCCGGAGACGATGAGCGCGCTGATCGCGGCGCAGAGCCAGTCGTCGGACACGACCGGCAGCGCGACCAGCTCGACCTCGTCGAGCTCGACCTCCTCGACGTCGACGAGCCGGGACGCGGCGCTGAAGGACCTGTTCTCGCAGATCGATGCGGACGGCGATGGCAACATCACCCAGTCGGAATTCGAGAACGCGCTCGGAGCCGGCGGCACCAATCTGGCGCAGGCCGACGACGTCTTCTCGAAGATGGATACGAATTCCGACGGCAGCGTCAGCCTGGACGAGATGTCGAAGGCGCTCAAGAGCAGCCATCACGGCCACCATGCGCATGGGGCGAGTGGCTCAGGCGATGCCTCCGGCAGCGGCTCGGATTCCTCGTCCTCGTCGAGCGGCGGATCGACCTCGACCACGACGACCAATGCCGACGGCTCGACCACTACCACCGTCACCTATGCCGACGGCTTCAAGATGTCGACCACGGTGCCGGGCGCCTCCAGCTCGTCCAATGCGAACGGCGGCGGCAACTCGCCCTATGACTGGTTCGGACAGATGATGCAGCGCCAGGCGCAGTCGGCGGCGGGGTCCGCAGCTTCGTCAATGTCGATGAGCGTGTGA
- the rpe gene encoding ribulose-phosphate 3-epimerase, translating to MTQAFAPRPLAIAPSILASDFSRLGEEVRAVDAAGADWIHLDVMDGHFVPNISYGPDVIKAMRPHTKKVFDAHLMISPCDPYLEAFAKAGCDHITVHAEAGPHLHRSLQAIRALGKKAGVSLNPGTPIGVLEYVLDLVDLVLVMSVNPGFGGQAFIPSAIGKIRDIRAMTAGRPIDIEVDGGVGPDVAGALAAAGANAFVAGTSVFKGGTQDTYKTNIAAIRNAALGARGEAI from the coding sequence ATGACCCAAGCTTTCGCCCCCCGCCCCCTGGCCATCGCGCCCTCGATCCTGGCTTCGGATTTCTCCAGGCTCGGCGAAGAGGTGCGCGCGGTGGACGCTGCCGGCGCCGACTGGATCCATCTCGACGTGATGGACGGGCACTTCGTTCCCAACATCTCCTACGGCCCCGACGTCATCAAGGCGATGCGCCCGCACACCAAGAAGGTGTTCGACGCTCATCTGATGATCTCGCCCTGCGATCCCTATCTCGAGGCCTTTGCGAAGGCCGGCTGCGACCACATCACCGTGCATGCGGAGGCCGGTCCCCATCTGCACCGTTCGCTCCAGGCGATCCGCGCGCTCGGCAAGAAGGCCGGCGTCTCGCTGAATCCGGGCACGCCGATCGGGGTGCTCGAATACGTCCTCGACCTCGTCGACCTCGTGCTGGTGATGTCGGTCAATCCCGGCTTCGGCGGTCAGGCCTTCATCCCCTCCGCGATCGGCAAGATCCGCGACATCCGCGCGATGACGGCGGGCCGTCCGATCGACATCGAGGTCGATGGCGGCGTCGGCCCGGACGTTGCGGGCGCGCTGGCAGCAGCCGGTGCCAACGCCTTCGTCGCCGGCACCTCCGTGTTCAAGGGCGGCACGCAGGACACCTACAAGACCAACATCGCCGCGATCCGCAACGCCGCGCTCGGGGCCCGCGGCGAAGCGATCTGA
- a CDS encoding ABC transporter permease subunit, whose protein sequence is MDYFAQQLINGLVLGSIYGLIAIGYTMVYGIVGMINFAHGDIFMIGGFIALITFLILVSLGLTAIPVILLVVLLVSMAITALYGWTIERIAYRPLRHSFRLAPMLSAIGMSFVLTNYSQVAQGARVKPIPPFITGGYTLHESADGFVIQLSNIQIMVVVTTIVLLAIFTWLVSRTRLGRDMRACEQDQTMAALLGVDVDRTISMTFVIGAALAAVAGLMYLLYYGTVDFFMGFVAGIKAFTAAVLGGIGSLPGAMLGGLAIGLIETFWSAYFSVGYKDVAAFSILIVVLIFMPTGLLGRPEVEKV, encoded by the coding sequence ATGGATTATTTCGCCCAGCAGCTCATCAACGGCCTCGTGCTCGGTTCGATCTACGGCCTGATCGCGATCGGCTACACGATGGTCTACGGCATCGTCGGCATGATCAATTTCGCCCATGGCGATATCTTCATGATCGGCGGCTTCATCGCCCTCATCACCTTCCTGATTCTGGTCTCGCTCGGCCTGACCGCGATCCCGGTCATCCTGCTCGTGGTGCTGCTGGTCTCGATGGCGATCACGGCGCTCTATGGCTGGACCATCGAGCGCATCGCCTACCGGCCGCTGCGGCATTCGTTCCGCCTCGCCCCGATGCTGTCGGCGATCGGCATGTCGTTCGTGCTGACCAACTATTCGCAAGTTGCGCAAGGCGCGCGCGTCAAGCCGATCCCGCCCTTCATCACCGGCGGCTACACCCTGCATGAGAGCGCGGACGGCTTCGTCATCCAGCTCTCCAACATCCAGATCATGGTGGTCGTCACCACCATCGTGCTGCTGGCGATCTTCACCTGGCTGGTCTCGCGCACGAGGCTCGGGCGCGACATGCGCGCCTGCGAGCAGGACCAGACCATGGCGGCGCTGCTCGGCGTCGACGTCGACCGCACCATCTCCATGACCTTCGTGATCGGTGCCGCGCTCGCCGCGGTCGCCGGCCTGATGTACCTGCTCTATTACGGGACGGTCGATTTCTTCATGGGCTTCGTCGCCGGCATCAAGGCGTTCACCGCAGCCGTGCTCGGCGGCATCGGATCGCTGCCCGGCGCCATGCTCGGCGGCCTCGCGATCGGCCTGATCGAGACGTTCTGGTCGGCCTATTTCTCGGTCGGATACAAGGACGTCGCGGCGTTCTCGATCCTGATCGTCGTGCTGATCTTCATGCCGACCGGCCTGCTCGGCCGTCCCGAAGTCGAAAAAGTCTGA